In one Bactrocera tryoni isolate S06 chromosome 5, CSIRO_BtryS06_freeze2, whole genome shotgun sequence genomic region, the following are encoded:
- the LOC120777435 gene encoding L-lactate dehydrogenase isoform X1 encodes MLKIIRLQRCFSVTTTFSVRGIGTVTLSEEWLKVRMASVSENLMSKVAEVLPSGGRKVTIVGIGQVGMACAFSILAQNVSNEICLVDVCKDKLQGEMMDLQHGSNFLKNPKITASTEYEATAGSRLCIVTAGVRQKEGESRLSLVQRNTDILKHIIPKLVQYSPDTILLMVSNPVDIMTYVAWKLSGLPKNRVIGSGTNLDSSRFRFLMSQRLDVAPTSCHGWIIGEHGDSSVPVWSGVNIAGVRLRELNPNIGTTEDPENWEDVHKKVVDSAYEVIKLKGYTSWAIGLSSASLASAILNNTSNIVAVSTSVQGQHGIDKDVFLSLPCVLNANGITSIVKQILTTTEVEQLQKSANIMDQVQAGIKF; translated from the exons ATGCTGAAGATCATAAGACTGCAACGGTGTTTCTCCGTCACCACCACCTTCAGTGTGCGCGGCATTGGCACTGTGACGCTGAGCGAGGAATGGCTCAAAG TTAGAATGGCTAGCGTATCGGAAAATCTCATGTCCAAAGTGGCGGAAGTTTTACCTTCCGGCGGACGTAAAGTCACCATTGTCGGCATCGGCCAAGTCGGCATGGCTTGCGCTTTCAGTATTCTCGCACAGAATGTGTCCAACGAAATTTGCCTTGTCGATGTGTGCAAGGATAAGTTGCAAGGTGAAATGATGGATTTGCAACATGGCTCGAATTTCCTTAAGAATCCCAAAATCACCGCCAGTACTGAGTACGAAGCAACTGCTGGCTCACGTCTGTGTATCGTAACCGCCGGCGTACGTCAAAAGGAGGGTGAATCCCGTTTATCGTTGGTGCAACGCAACACCGACATTCTCAAGCACATCATTCCTAAACTGGTGCAATACTCACCCGACACCATTTTGTTGATGGTCTCCAATCCAGTTGATATTATGACTTATGTCGCTTGGAAGCTATCCGGTTTGCCAAAGAATCGTGTCATTGGCAGCGGTACCAATTTGGATTCGTCACGTTTCCGTTTCTTGATGTCACAACGTTTAGATGTGGCGCCCACCTCTTGCCACGGCTGGATCATTGGTGAGCATGGTGATAGTTCAGTGCCCGTATGGTCGGGTGTGAATATTGCTGGCGTACGTTTGCGTGAATTGAATCCCAACATTGGCACCACTGAAGATCCAGAAAACTGGGAGGATGTACACAAGAAGGTCGTCGATTCCGCCTACGAAGTGATCAAGTTGAAGGGTTACACCTCATGGGCTATTGGCTTGAGCTCCGCTTCGCTCGCCTCGGCAATTTTGaacaacaccagcaacattGTTGCCGTCTCAACCTCTGTACAG GGACAACACGGTATTGACAAGGATGTATTTTTGTCGTTGCCATGTGTGTTAAATGCCAATGGCATCACCTCGATCGTCAAGCAGATTCTGACAACCACCGAAGTAGAACAATTGCAGAAATCCGCCAACATTATGGATCAAGTACAGGCTGGCATTAAGTTCTAA
- the LOC120778441 gene encoding endothelial lipase — protein sequence MQQQRIYLHGLWLMNIFFYCSNGSADAQMAKEVIGLQQPTVEMIQQRNFELLQEALPLGWQAFCEAPVDESVMLLHSGINPCDASIHVMTITNQSIQLPIKAISEVSDFDINPKRKTLVYVNAYYTPDSYFSVQSHLKLLQTTRRDLNIVVVDFARDVLQLYYTVRHHVAVQGHFVAKMLNVLMQKGVAPEDVTLAGHSVGANIAALAANIYADQISSSNVRVGQLVAIDPALMCSPADIYVQANVSSRVIVIHGEGDVFGVREQRGTIDIYPNGIGFFTRRKLQPGCDTRSCSHMYSFILFMEALIEGVMIPAVKCDSWSHFRKRQCDFSDALAIGLKYPKQAKGVYFCLTQPNPPFTFMEHGIKYQRSLASAAKTNLI from the exons ATGCAACAGCAGCGCATTTATCTACACGGCTTGTGGTTaatgaacatatttttctattgCTCAAATGGCAGCGCAGACGCACAAATGGCGAAGGAAGTAATTGGGTTACAACAACCAACGGTGGAGATGATTCAGCAGCGGAACTTTGAATTGTTGCAGGAAGCATTGCCGCTCGGTTGGCAGGCGTTCT gcGAGGCACCCGTTGATGAGTCTGTCATGCTGCTGCACAGTGGCATAAACCCCTGCGATGCCAGCATACATGTCATGACGATCACTAATCAAAGCATACAACTGCCCATCAAGGCGATATCCGAGGTCAGCGACTTCGACATCAATCCCAAGCGCAAGACCTTAGTCTACGTGAATGCCTACTACACACCCGACAGCTATTTCAGTGTGCAATCACATCTAAAGCTATTACAGACGACACGACGTGATctcaatattgttgttgtggacttTGCCAGAGATGTATTGCAATTATATTACACCGTGCGTCATCATGTCGCCGTGCAGGGTCATTTTGTGGCGAAAATGCTCAACGTGTTAATGCAAAAGGGCGTTGCACCAGAGGATGTTACCTTGGCGGGTCATTCCGTGGGTGCGAATATAGCGGCATTGGCCGCGAACATCTATGCCGACCAAATATCCAGCTCTAATGTACGCGTCGGTCAATTGGTGGCCATTGATCCGGCGTTGATGTGTAGTCCAGctgatatatatgtacaggCGAATGTCAGCAGTCGCGTCATCGTTATACACGGTGAGGGTGATGTATTTGGTGTGCGCGAACAACGCGGTACCATTGACATCTATCCGAATGGTATCGGCTTCTTTACACGTCGTAAACTACAGCCTGGCTGTGATACGAGGAGCTGCAGTCACATGTACtcgtttattttgtttatgGAGGCTCTGATTGAGGGCGTAATGATACCGGCGGTGAAATGTGATAGTTGGTCACACTTCCGTAAGCGCCAATGCGATTTCAGTGACGCGCTGGCAATCGGCTTGAAGTATCCCAAACAGGCTAAGGGTGTCTACTTTTGTTTAACACAACCAAATCCACCGTTTACTTTTATGGAGCATGGCATAAAGTATCAACGCAGCTTAGCATCCGCAGCTAAAACAAATTTGATCTAA
- the LOC120778195 gene encoding uncharacterized protein LOC120778195 has protein sequence MKFLFLIIACLQLFTVIQCSLTDVGIGVKGKDEYKSFGTARSILENGTLSEYGVIIITSCVVVTVADACHNSKAMEIWSGQSVCSKYEQRRLVNETHVQGDLCVIVTNKPFAVTGATLPVGTNFVDGYPQNVTAVGCAPPVDTINKATFYGYPLETCNEFYNDTTLQVGADGYCGRCPIPAPTCSAPRGNPIYSDGRPVGISNRVHPVKCAEGGYVQFIRLSPHAKFINEIVEKTSSS, from the exons ATGAAGTTTCTTTTCTTGATCATTGCGTGTTTGCAATTATTCACAGTAATTCAATGTTCTCTGACTGACGTGGGAATCGGAGTAAAAGGGAAAGATGAGTATAAGTCGTTCGGTACTGCTCGAAGTATCCTAGAGAATGGCACGTTAAGCGAATACGGCGTAATAATTATAACATCGTGTGTAGTAGTAACCGTTGCCGACGCTTGCCATAA TTCAAAGGCAATGGAAATATGGAGTGGACAAAGCGTTTGTTCAAAGTACGAGCAACGTCGGTTAGTCAATGAAACACATGTACAGGGAGATTTGTGTGTAATAGTCACAAACAAACCGTTTGCCGTTACTGGAGCTACTCTACCAGTAGGCACTAATTTTGTTGACGGTTATCCTCAAAATGTCACAGCTGTGGGATGTGCCCCTCCTGTCGacacaataaataaagcaacaTTCTACGGTTATCCGCTAGAGACTTGCAATGAATTCTATAACGACACTACCTTACAAGTAGGTGCAGATGGTTATTGTGGGAGATGTCCTATTCCGGCACCCACATGTTCAGCTCCTCGAGGTAATCCAATTTACAGCGATGGAAGACCCGTCGGTATAAGTAATAGGGTACATCCTGTAAAATGCGCTGAAGGAGGTTATGTTCAATTTATCCGACTAAGCCCACATGCTAAATTCATTAATGAAATAGTTGAAAAAACAAGCTCATCGTAA
- the LOC120777435 gene encoding L-lactate dehydrogenase isoform X2, which produces MASVSENLMSKVAEVLPSGGRKVTIVGIGQVGMACAFSILAQNVSNEICLVDVCKDKLQGEMMDLQHGSNFLKNPKITASTEYEATAGSRLCIVTAGVRQKEGESRLSLVQRNTDILKHIIPKLVQYSPDTILLMVSNPVDIMTYVAWKLSGLPKNRVIGSGTNLDSSRFRFLMSQRLDVAPTSCHGWIIGEHGDSSVPVWSGVNIAGVRLRELNPNIGTTEDPENWEDVHKKVVDSAYEVIKLKGYTSWAIGLSSASLASAILNNTSNIVAVSTSVQGQHGIDKDVFLSLPCVLNANGITSIVKQILTTTEVEQLQKSANIMDQVQAGIKF; this is translated from the exons ATGGCTAGCGTATCGGAAAATCTCATGTCCAAAGTGGCGGAAGTTTTACCTTCCGGCGGACGTAAAGTCACCATTGTCGGCATCGGCCAAGTCGGCATGGCTTGCGCTTTCAGTATTCTCGCACAGAATGTGTCCAACGAAATTTGCCTTGTCGATGTGTGCAAGGATAAGTTGCAAGGTGAAATGATGGATTTGCAACATGGCTCGAATTTCCTTAAGAATCCCAAAATCACCGCCAGTACTGAGTACGAAGCAACTGCTGGCTCACGTCTGTGTATCGTAACCGCCGGCGTACGTCAAAAGGAGGGTGAATCCCGTTTATCGTTGGTGCAACGCAACACCGACATTCTCAAGCACATCATTCCTAAACTGGTGCAATACTCACCCGACACCATTTTGTTGATGGTCTCCAATCCAGTTGATATTATGACTTATGTCGCTTGGAAGCTATCCGGTTTGCCAAAGAATCGTGTCATTGGCAGCGGTACCAATTTGGATTCGTCACGTTTCCGTTTCTTGATGTCACAACGTTTAGATGTGGCGCCCACCTCTTGCCACGGCTGGATCATTGGTGAGCATGGTGATAGTTCAGTGCCCGTATGGTCGGGTGTGAATATTGCTGGCGTACGTTTGCGTGAATTGAATCCCAACATTGGCACCACTGAAGATCCAGAAAACTGGGAGGATGTACACAAGAAGGTCGTCGATTCCGCCTACGAAGTGATCAAGTTGAAGGGTTACACCTCATGGGCTATTGGCTTGAGCTCCGCTTCGCTCGCCTCGGCAATTTTGaacaacaccagcaacattGTTGCCGTCTCAACCTCTGTACAG GGACAACACGGTATTGACAAGGATGTATTTTTGTCGTTGCCATGTGTGTTAAATGCCAATGGCATCACCTCGATCGTCAAGCAGATTCTGACAACCACCGAAGTAGAACAATTGCAGAAATCCGCCAACATTATGGATCAAGTACAGGCTGGCATTAAGTTCTAA